The Populus alba chromosome 6, ASM523922v2, whole genome shotgun sequence genomic interval GAAGCTGGCGGTGAGGTCAAAATCGAAGTCGGAGATGAAACAAAAATCCCAGCTTTAGTCATGTAGGAGTCAAAAGGATGTATAACCGGGGACCCGAAATCATATTCCCCCAACCCGAGTCCAGACCCGGATCCATTTCCCTTAGGACTCTGCTGAGGAAGGAGTCTTAGCTGTTCCGGAGTATgagcaaaaaaacaaaccctGCGGCGACAAGCAGGTCCATCCTTACACGGCTGAGTGCGGTAACGTGCCGGATGGAGCCAGCACTCAAAGACACCGTGAGCAAACTCACAAGCATCTCCTTTCTTGCAGCCACCTTTCCGAAACTCCGGGCAGGCCGTTCCAGAGTAATGATACCTTCTTGGGTCCCTGCGCCGCGCTTTCTCGCCAGGATGTGCATAAGGACACTCAGTCCAGTCATGTGACCGGCCACGGGCACACCTTTTCACTTTGAACTCGTACATACGGAAGTGATCGCATGAGAACGCGTCCACTGGTAAATCTAGTTCGTCTTCAAAAGAAGGGTCTGGCTCGTTTGACGGAAGGTAACGGTGGAGCGACGTTAGGGAATCGAGGGCGTTGAAGTTGGTGAATGGAGAAGACGGGATTGGGGACAACGTGGGAGATGTCGTTGTTTGGTCTTCGTATGGGTCCCATTGAGGGATTTGAACGGTGGGATTCGAACGGTGATGAGAGAGTTCTCCGATCATCATCATTGTTTGGAGTCTTTGAACATTATTTGCGGCAATGGAAGTGTGGGAATGAGGAGTTGATGGCATGGTTATCGAGGATTATAAACTGCTTGATTTGACCATGGTTAGGTTAACTTGACTGTGGTTAGGTattgataaatgaaaatatctACCGTCCTGCTATTTTTTAACGGTGGTTACAGTAAAGGGATTGTATCTGAAGACTTTGAAAGTGTTTGATGTGAGTGTTACAGCGATTTTTGCACCGTTGATCTTAGTTATAATCGATGGGTTCCTTTAGTAGTGATCTGCTGGATAGTGAGTGTTGTGGAGAGAGATGTTACAGCCTTGTGATTCTATCATTGCTCGTTGTTTGTCGAAACAGGCTGCTCGCTACTTTCGGACCATTGGATATTTTGAGGTAGTTATCACGTATCTGAGGTTAATCGGTGTGCATCTCGTGACTGTGGGACCACCTAGTTTTTAAATCCACAAATGTTAATTGTCACTCTGCATGCTTGTGGAAATGGAACATATAAtaattgtggattttttttttatccaaggtTTGAAGCACTCGGAACAAATCTGATCGAGAATGGAAATTGGAGATCTTTTCAACCTTTTTAGATATCATTTTCATTGGAATTGAAAACTTCATTTTCAATGAATGACCCCACGCAttgcttgttttttataattcaccCTATTAAAAATAGGATAATTACTTTTTCCTCTTGGTATTCTAGATAATTTGCATATATTATTCCAGcctagtatattttttaaagaaataataagcttttatatatatatatatgctgacTTAAATGTATAAATCCATGGAATTAGGGAAGAAAACGTATCATTTTAGCCCAGATAATCCGTTTACTCTTTTATACGGAGTTCATTTTTTCAAGTGTCGTTTTAAGAAATTTTCACCCTGGCATGcctttatattttcatatcttctcccatgttttctttaaaaaaaaaaattatacaaaaataccCAACAATCACGaagatagaatttaattttaaaaaggttAACTTTTAGGGGGGGGGGAAtcctagaaaaattaaaaaacaatctttaaaaaacaatgaaaaatcaataactcgcaaaacatgaagaaaacaaatcatgCCATGAAACCTCAtagatagaatatttttttatagcagtaaaataaatttgcaagacgtcgtttttaaaaatttacatcgGTTATCagtgttttttatatgtgattttttgatgccttgttttattttgtttggatgttaatttcaactttttacgttcctatttgtttttttaaaaaaacaaattccagttttttaatctcttatattttatggatttttaaGATTTTGTCAAGTTTGTaagattaatttgttttctgtgtttcaaaaatttattttcaaggtgTTATAatgggtatttttattttaaaaaaatagaaaatattgatatatGATAACATATAAGAATTGAAAAATCTCTTAAAGAATATACAGAGAGATAGATGGGGTGGATACATTAACcttatttttcaatcttaactattttttatcagTAGAGgaataagtataaaaaaacttagagaTAATTTGGAAATACAGTtgaacttgtatttttaaaaaaattaattttgtttgttaatttttttttatctttcatattgttttgatacattgatcttaaaaatattttttaaaaaataacaaaaatatcattttaatataaaaaaatattttaaaaaataatcaaaattatattttcaaacagatTATTAGGATCGTATTATAAAAAGCATTGAGAAATTTCAATGTTAAGAATTATCTGTGTTTTTACATATAAGGTGTTATAATTACGGCACACGTGGTGCCTCTgctcaataaattaaaagcacAACTAGAAAACTAATTCTTTATTTTCAGTTACAATTGTTTATTCTATAAATGAgcagataaaattatttttttttacagttaaactattattttacaataaattaaagaacCTTTATTGAGCATATGTCCGGTCCGTTGTTTTGGATTGTGACTtctttaaataatcaaatatcttGTTGTAAACCTGTTGTGccatgattaattaaaaataatatagcatTTGTTTAATATAAAGTCGACACAAAAATAGAACGAagggaatattttttatattttttgggcaGCCATGCTCTTAAAAGAAATTATGCTGTCTCATCTTGATcataatggtatttcaaatatttaataatatcttCATCTCAACACAAGATTAAGAaggtacctttttttttttttttttttcaggacaATTATGCTTCCTGAAAAGCTtgtgcacaaaaaaaaacaaaaaaaaaaaaacaacaaggagACGccttttatgttgtttttgcgAACCAATGTGCTCCTtgaaaaagtcgtattgttttttattgatcaatatGTGTTTCTTATAACAATCacttatgttttattaaaatatcattgttagaacaaaattaatatcaagGAGATGAATTATGGGACTGTCAAAATATCAAGTAGGTactttagtaataaaaaaattaaattaagaggtTTGTTTTATATGTGGTTTCGAGTTTGAGCCCTATAATTGCTAATGTAAGGGTTACTGAAAACTTACATAATCACTAACatgaaacttataaaattaattaaaatatacgtAGACTAATATTGATATCCAcattaatgaataaataaataaaattacgtGCTAGTCATAAAAGTTTCGTCGTTTCATCTTGCTTGATTTATTATCCACAGGTATCATTTGattggataattaaaaaaatatttgcattcgGTATGTTGTTTCAAAGTATGATTGAATTGATGAGTAAAAATAATCAACATAAACAGAGATATCTTCAATCAAAGAATtctttatcaagaaaaataaaactttcaagaaacaaaataaaaaaatactctgtttttttctatacattcaaaacaataaatatattgcATGCAAACCCCACGACACACAGCTAGTTTTGATAACCACTAAAGTTACTAATATTAATAGCCAATGAATATTTACTTGGTTGttaatttcaagattaataaagATTAGTCAAGATATACACAAGCTGACCTgaatatcaaacattaaaacaaaaatgattttgacgtggttttattatttttaaattatacgataatcattgtttttgtgttttttataaatatttttgagtttATCTAAGTAAAATAAAGTGTTAATAATATACTATATTGATTAATGGTGacttatgaattttatttaatgttaatCAAGGTTTTATAAGGTTAGTAATTGGAAAAACCAAGGAAAACAAGATTGAAATACCTTTTAGGTTTTAGTATTGTTTTTAGGAATTTCTccggtattttttttcttgattagaGGTAAGGTAAAATTTTATACAtatgtatttaaaatatattaagatattcaagtattattattacaatagtaaatcaaaagtttttaaaaaattcatgtttttttatatatcttttaaaactaTACGGAGATGAAAAAGTAATCGACAAGGCGAAAAAATCACGGAATATCGCGATAAGTCTAGATCATTCTTCATTGTATGATAAATTTGAGAAGTATCGATCATGTTCCAGGGTTTTGGAGACCTTACACTAAAGGAGTGAGGGAACACGTGGACGGCAAGCAGGAAGTGGCAGCCATGCGGAAATGGGAGCATTAAGTTGGGTGGGTGCACTGCTGCCACCTGTCACGACATCTCTGCTGTTTTTATGAACGCATGAACTACTTGGCAGTTAAGGGCCCGCCAAAGATAGCGGCATAGTAAAGCGAGGCACCCTCGTGCATTGTAGCCATTCCCTCCTTTCCTTCTTTAACTTGCGCCTCTGCTCCAGATATTTATTTACGATGTTACGACGTCGTAATAGcagatcaagaaaagaaaagggagaattAAAACCATGTTATTGAGAAATCGCCAGGCTTAATTCGACCACCAGTGCAAACTAACAGATGGTtcatctttctgtttttttatcagGATCTGGAATAAAATCATCAACTGTTTCGTCGTGTGATTAAAATTCAACGAACTAGgagttttgctttattttattttatttagaaaaataccaTTTGAAGATATCATTCTTGGGATTGATGTGAATCTTCCTTTTAAAAGTAAGAGTTCTGCCTTATTTTATTCTTGAGCATGCTTGCATATCTTGCGCTAACAGCAAATTTGATTCTACCATTGTCTCTCACCcatattcttttttgtttcaaaaaggagaagaaaaacagcAAATTAAACCTTTTATGCAAAGATTATGGGGTAAGGGTAAGTTTCTCGATCGTCTTCCGGAGGTTCAATTTATGCAGAGTGATCATCCTAATTCATATACATATACAGTAGCCACAAAACTAGAAGATGGGaaatggaaagaagaaaaacatgaaagtggGCTGGGGAAAGGGAAAATGTATAGAGAAAATATCTTCATAGTCCCCACGCAATGACACGAACCATGTATTTCTCTCCAATTCGGAtagaaaatggaagaaaaataataaaataatattttctaaattttataatacctttaaaacataattttatttttctctacagCTGGTCTCTCGGCGATAAtttgttttcctctttttttttttttttttttcattctcatcCAAACAAGAGGATGAAAATCTCTTCACCAAACTTTCGCTCCTCACCTCTACTTTCTTCCAAACATAGATTTACCTTATCAAGGGAAAGGCTGATTGCAAGGAATAAAATCCCTCCCTTTGCAACTCCATGATCCGTGGAAATGAATGGCAGGGCACCACAGCCATCTGCTAGATAACGTGGGAAGTTGTGAGACAGCCAGACAAAATGAGCCCTCCGTACAAGAATATGGAAACCTTGCACGGACACGAActggaaataaaaaacaaatcaaagagaaTAATGTGAACGATCACGTGACACCGACCTTGTTTACGGTCAAAGGGATGTACACGTGGTTGGTATCACAGTTAATATTGCTGTTTCCTCACTGACACTCCACGAATCTAGACgtcgacaacaacaaaatcttcATGATGCCGACATTGCTTTATCTCTTGCCTTTACTGTttggaaagggaaaaaaaaaaagagaaaacttgGAGATTATCCATATGAATAGTACAGTTTTTGATAAAGTGGGCATTTAGATcacaaaatcttttaaaaaaatttcagtcaAATATCGTAGTTTAATCATTTTACAAATGTAATATGGttaaaatatgttgttttttcttaactaGTTGATTGATTATGagatatttgatatttaaaaatttaacgaTATGTATAATGATACAGTGATTGTTTAGTAAAAACAgcatttaaaaacttttataaaatttaagtgCGTTTTAAAtaccatgtaaaaaaattatgataattttgaacTGTTATTTTGGGATAACCCGACCATATCTTTTATTGGGCTTGTGTATGTCTCATAATTTCATAAATGTACATGTTAGGCTTTCTATGTGATCTAGATATCATTATTTAGTTGTGAAAGACTCGCACTTAACTGCTCGcgataactttttaaaaatttaatttgagtttattttttaatttaaggtttagataaagataatgttgactcataaaacatatctgaaataaaaattctataaaatttcaGTTTATATGTGAATTGTTGATCagttaatataatttgattaaattagttgaataaagataaaaaattataatttaattatgtcatgtTTTAGAAGCAAAATATTTACTAAGTGTTGAAGTCATGATACAATCAAACCatgttattttactaaaaatttttaaaacaatgttgttttttcaaattaagatttaagATTAAGATTTTATAACTTGACGCGGGTGTTGATTCAGACTAAGATTTAAGATACAAGCAAGGAGAGTGGATTCAGGTTTATCCTGAtcgaactttttttaaaaaaaaaatatatatatatatatatatatattattttaattttaatttgttttttttttttaaaaataagttgataAGTTTTTAGTGGATGAAGTTGGAGTTGACTGGGTTATCATGTCACCAAATCAActgagatttttgtttttttgtatttttttcaaccaGGCAGGTCAAGGTCTAGAATCGTTTGCATCCGGGTCAAGTCATCAGGCTGCTCTAGGCTTTGAAATACAAGTTAATAAAACACTTAGATGAGAGCATGTTTGGagtgcttttttaaaatattttataaaaaattaaaatatttattttttattttaaattaatatattttttatatttttaaattattttcatgtactggtcttaaaaataattttttaaaaaaaaaaaatattattaacatgttttttttaaataaaaaatattttaaaaaataagagtaaCCATACTCCTTATTTCGagctaatttaattaaactagataagaaaataatatggtaaaaattaattaacttaactaatttttttaataaattgattagcTTGAAAAAAATCTATCAAGTCGGGGTAAAAAACAAAGGGactctgtttttatttatggtaaACAACAGGCAAAAAAGACTAAAACTGACTAGCTAGTACGATgatcaaataatttgaattcttttttaaatcgtTACCAAATGGAATTTGACCCGTTTATTTatcgaaattttttttttaagtaatttttgaaaaaattaattattttttgatatttgattgtgtaatgaaaaataaatttaaaaaatatttttttgtgtttagttgtgttataaaaaatgagttagaaaataacttgttaatgttttatttttttcaagtttattaaaataataaataacaaatcttataattttaaaagttgaatgagaatgaaattgaaattgaaaaaaaaatataatttcataaattatcttaaataaaataaataacaatcaacataatagagatcaaattttaaaaattaaaatatgaagaaattaaaataataataattaacatttcataaattatttcaaataaaataagtaagaataaaaaaaataaggatcaaatttgatgataaaaaatttaaattaaaaaatgataaggaaaaaataaataacaattataaaaaataatgatcaaagttaatatagaaattaaattttaagatatgaaattaaaaaaaaaatattcaaaataaaatttattcagcgatcaaaagtttgaggactaaatttgatataatcagcaaataatatgatattttttaatttttcataattttcagaaagtgttttttatctaaaataaaaggaaaatatttttctaaaaatcaagtgagaaaattttttattgattaaaaagtacttttaattaattaatttttttaataatagataaatataGGTTTGGAAAGTGACAAGCacattaacaaatatatattttgtcacCCACATGGGGTCATGTAGAATGTGGTGCTGCTTCCATGGAGGAAGCTTACGCTGAGCAAAAGTGCCTCGAAATGCTAcagttcttttaaaattttatgtggTAGCGGTACGTGTTCTCGGATACTTTCGCACACCGaaattaagttattttccaatcaCATGCTAAGAGTGTCACATAAAATATGGGCCTATGCACccggtttctttcttctttcaacCTCCTCGAAATTCGAATCTTGGATCATAACATGCTTTCGACCAAAATTACTGCATATAATGAGGCCGTCTTATCGCCAATGCAAGATCAGATAACCATTTTATAGGTGGTTAgtagtaaaaaaataagattaaaggtttttcttgttattttagtttcgagttttataattattaatataataatcattgaAGAGttatatgataattaattttaaaaattgtaagATGAATTAAAGTATATATAAGTTGATTCGAatactcatattaataataaaaatataataaatctaataaaaaaaaaatacaattattggTGTAATAGACATGGAACGAAGgaaatagagaaataaaaaattcaaaggaaacgCTAAAAACTCATTGAGTCaagtgaaaagaaagaataataattgattGGATATTACATTTTGAAATAACATAACTGTTGGATGATCAAAATTTAACTTCTGTTATTTATTAAgatcataaataattatatttaaaagcgCCAGCAgctaatatttgaaattaatactaTCGATATAAACGACTCGTAAAGAGGCCTGCAGTGAAATCTATAAGATAAAATCCGTCAACCATGACACTTACATGTGAATTATAAATATGTTAagacattttgaaaaaaaaataaaggaagaacCACAAGAGTACACGTCGAGAGACGAATTACGAGCTTGAATGgcctgtttggcattgaggttgaaacctatttttgaaaaattaaattttttttttttgctaaaattgaatgcgattttgtactttttggatcgttttgatatgctgatataaaaaatgattttttaaaaaataaaaaaatattattggcatgcttttcgacacgaaaagctatttgaaaagcaaccgctaccacactccaaACACCCTTGAAGTGTGATTCAACAGTCAATTAACCCAATAAATGTGTATTTTTAAAGTTCATGAACGGtttacgtgtttttttttttaattttaaatatcattattttttaaatataaatatccagactaatttatgaatatcttaaataattttacgagttttaaaattaacaattatataagtctCGGCTATTATATCAGCAACCAAATAACTCAaacttaaaaccataaaaaaaaaaaattaatttcaaatttttagtACTAGACCatctattaaatattattattttttaatatttagcaaTGTTTTATAAGCCATTACACGTTACTAAATGCTTATCCTTATGGGATAATTTACCTTTACCGTATATATTATAAACtattttaacaataacataTGAAAATATGTTACGGAACTAcaactttttattaaatctcGGACCCCCTACTGATCagttattttgatttctcttcgccatttattttttcatgcataCTGGACacgataattgtttttaaagagTGTTCATTAGCGCATCAAGAATCAAAGATATTATATATCACCAGGGGACAAGAAAGGAAGTTACTTTTTTTTCGCCAAGAAAGTCAGAATACTTTGTTAATGTGTTTGGAATTGAGAGCTCCACTTGTCAGCTGTACTGATATTATCTGGATATGAGatagtttgtgttttttttaaaaaaaataaaaaacatgttgtttTACTTGGATGTGTGGTTTGTGGTTAAAGaatattgtatttttgtttaaaaaattatcatgtatCCAAGCCAAACACAGTCTTAAAACTAAACAATAAGCTTGGCAACGTTTTCCTATAAGAAGTTAATAACTgtgaaaaaaccaataaaagtcTCGTTTATGGATATAagatatgataaaattataatatttattttgaaatgaattaGAAAGTTTAATATagcaaatataatattaaaaactaaaatttaaaaaaattatta includes:
- the LOC118030842 gene encoding zinc finger CCCH domain-containing protein 20 — protein: MPSTPHSHTSIAANNVQRLQTMMMIGELSHHRSNPTVQIPQWDPYEDQTTTSPTLSPIPSSPFTNFNALDSLTSLHRYLPSNEPDPSFEDELDLPVDAFSCDHFRMYEFKVKRCARGRSHDWTECPYAHPGEKARRRDPRRYHYSGTACPEFRKGGCKKGDACEFAHGVFECWLHPARYRTQPCKDGPACRRRVCFFAHTPEQLRLLPQQSPKGNGSGSGLGLGEYDFGSPVIHPFDSYMTKAGIFVSSPTSILTSPPASPPSDSPPMSPVSPQVIGGSGPGSLNSMSALLASMRGLQVGKAKMGSPVGSWGVQSGFRFGSPRGSSLRPGFCSLPSTPTRTMASRSGLGQLDIWGDGVTCEEEPAMERVESGRDLRAKIYAKLSKENLVDRDRVDSGVSGPDVGWVSELVK